The window AAGTTAAAGTTCATAAGTTGGGGAcctattttaatactttttttttttaaacagaaatatgtgtATCAGACACTaaactttgctttggagaaatatctgctaaatgagtaaatcttaaacaaaaaaaaaaaataaataaaaaaatacatgactgAACTTGGTCCATGAAGCAACCTATTCCTCCCACCAGTACCACTGAAGGTTGAGTGCATTTTGCTTCTAATTTCAGGCTGTTTTTACTCCAGATAATTtgagaaataaaagaaaatgcaaataaattggGAAAggtttgtatcttcaaaaaaaaaaaaaaaaaaacttaagattACTGTAACATAGTGAAAGTGTATTACTCTTAGTGGCATTCTTTGGTTGCTTCTAGGTGGCAGAGGCCTGGCTGCAGTTTCAAGAAGATGCAAGAAGCTCGATGTGTTCCTCCTTGGTTCTAGTCATTGAGCCACATGAACAGGACTGGCATgggataactttttttttactgaatgaaAAGTACTAAAGTTTACATATGTATTCTGAATATTTCTCTTTATTCTAGTCTGTCAGGTTGAGGAAAAATGCCTGTTAAACCTAGTTTCAAATGGAATGGTCATGAATGACAAACATCTTAATATTTGACAAAGTTGTATTTCATTGTAGTACCATACACAACTGTAGCAATAACACTGCCATGAACAGGAAGTGACCAGAGCAGAGTGTGCAGCAAAGGCACTGTGCACAGAGTGGGGAGATCAGAAGTCACACTCAGCATCTAGGTTAGCGGATAACATTCATTTAGGTTATGAATTTGTGAATATTTGTGGTTTCAGTCCCACTCCTACAATtattgtagtacctttgagtgaggtacttaagTAAtgattggaagtcactttgaaaggACCCATCTAGCAAAAATCAGTAACAACTCTGTCTATGGCAGAGAAGCTTCTATTGATACACCGTGTCTAAGACTAGACCCTCTGCCTTCCCACGTACTCCAATAAGTGGGAAACGGTAAAACGCTGGGCTTTGCTGCATTTCCTCAATTTTAATTTTGGGAAGAGGATGTAGCTGGTTGCTGTCTGGTGTGTTTATATAAGGCAAAGTGTCTACATTCATATCCTGAGTTTCCTGTGGACTATGTAGTTTAGCTTAACCAAGACTGGAGTTGATTAACTGCAACTGGACTTTTAATAAATTATCTAAATCCTTCAAATACACTTGAGGTTATGAATTATAGCTGTTCAAAATGTTGTTCCTTCCAAAAAGGTTTCCATctgcttatttaatttttaatctcaGAATTATTCCAGTGACTCATCAATGATCTGACACCATTAAGTTTAACACTGGTAATGGTATGCAGCACAAGTGGAGATTAAATTCAAACATCTTTATCAGTAAAAACATACAACAAATGTCTCACAGAGAATGCACTTCAAATCATGGTACAAGATTAAATCAATCAAGCTTAACTGATTACTCACTGGATAAAAATATGCATAGACAGGACAAAGACTGAGAAATGGCAGCGGAGTCTTGCAAACACATAGTTCTTCAGAGGGTGGAGAGAAGCTAGAAAAGGGAATGACCTaactgaacactgaaaaaaacaccATCTCCACATGGCCAGGGATGACACAGGGTCACTTGTAAATGAAACTTATTgcacaaatgtgaaaatataccTCATATTTCAGTATAAAGACTAGGAGAGTTGCAGCTACCCCTTCTGATTTTTAATACCTCTAACCCCCAGGTCAAGCCATCACCTTCATGAACTCAATGCATGTAACCTATACCTGAAAAAGTATTACTTAATAGACAATTATTTAGCATATTTctaaaaagtttaaatatttcaaagaataATTAAACAGCAGACTCCCCTACCTAGAACAAGGGAGCAGCAAAAACTCCCTCTAGGGGCTGCAGCTCTGACTGCAAAAAAAGCCCAGCGAAGGCAACAATCACAGAAACGGAACAGCTCCATAGTTCAGCATAAAAAGCATGTTGCAAGAgttgccagttttttttgttttttgttttttttaaactggtaaaAAGACTCAAAATATCACAGACTTACAAAACCGGAGCCACCTTTGATCTATTTACGTTGAGTCGAACCTAACTGAGTATCTGATGTACACACACGCAAAACTAGACTCGTCCATAATTAGGTGAAAGCGGCTTCTGACCATTAGTCAAGGATGAGGTCCTGTGTATTGGAGCCTCTCACAGGATAAATGACTTGTGAGATTCTTGGCACTTGCTTCTTTCAGTCACTGAGGTTGAGACCTCAGAAGGTCGAGGTGGACATGTGGTGGCCTGTGAGGGAGCGTGTTACGGGGAGAAGAGCACGCTCTTTATGTATGCCACAGTGGAGGTGTTAAGCAGCATGGCCACGTGCTCATTTCCCGGCAGCTCCACCATGCGAACGGGCTGCTGCTGGCGACCTGCCCAGCGCCGGCACTGCATGGTGCTCCGCAAATTCACTGTGCCGTCACCATCACCGTTGATCACTACTGGTTCCCCATCGGGGAATGTGGAATAGTTAAAAGCCTCTGGTGTGGGCACACCACTGCCATACAAACAGTGCACGGCCACGCCTGGTGGCTCCAGGGCACTGACCAGTGGTTCTGTGTCCTGCCGCATTGCCCAACCATCTTCGAAACCTACATCGGTGAAGAAGCGCTTGTAGTCACGTAGCGTGTAGTTGGCAGTAGGTGCGAACACCAGAACCTCATCATCTCTCCAGGTGTTGTTGTAGGGGAAGAGCCAGCTGGTGGAGACGGCCGTGCGCTGCTGATAGCGGATCTTCAGGGGGCTGATCACCGGGATGCGGTTGTTATCACCTGTAATGGATAGGGAAGATCTGAAGTCACTGCACTCGCACCCTAACAACAGTAACTTGCCTTCACTTcaggtaaaatgttttaatgatttgTTCTCTGACAGTTAGTAAAATACTGAATTATATTTACGTTTCTTCATACAAAACCAGACATCTCTAGACAGATGTATCCATGGGGGACTGTAATTAAACATTACCAACCCCACTGTAACAAAAGGTATGAAAGTTCTTATAcatctaatttttaaaaagatgtcCATATTTCAGGTTTTAATTTTCCTTGTGGAGATAATGCTACACAATCATTGACAGTTAAACCTTACAGTATAGTTTCTACCTGAAGCCACAACTCTCAGTGTTTTGGCAACACCCCCCCAGGGGGCTCCCAGGGACACAAAGGCCTTGATGTAACGGTCCTTCCATTCCTGCGGTTGCTGGTTCAAGAAGTATAAAGTATACATGTTGCCCATGCTGTGTGCAATCAGAACCACTGGACCACCGTATGTCTCTGCCATCTCCTCAATCATCTTCCTCAGTGCCACAAAGTATGCCTTGTTTTCATCTGTCATAAGGACACAAAGAATCTCTTAGCAAAGCCGGACATGTGATAATCACACACAGAAGTCCTCATGATACGACCAAATTGTACAGTACTTCATAGATTTAAACAGGCATAGTAAAGTCAATCTGAGAAAAGTATTCATTATGGTAAAACATTCCAGTATTGTagtaaactaaactaaacacTCTTTGGCAAAAATAATACTGCTCACTACTTGTTATTAATAGGCGGTTGAGGAGATACATAACACCTTACCAGTATCTGAcccgtttatacaactgggaTTTGTTTAATGGAACAATGCAGgttaaatatcttgctcaagcgTTCTGAGTCAGTAGCAAGGGGTGCAGCTCAAACTGGAAATGTTCTTGTTATAAACCCACATCCTTAAGTATTATGCTACCTTGATGCATGAAACATGCTTAATTTGTACATATTTCCATTACATAATTTTAGTTTTACCAGATTGAAAATAGTTCTCTCTGGAAATGTACAGTTTGTCTCATGACCACATTTCCATAGAGAAACTGCAAACTGTATTTGCTTTAGTTTCCACGTGAGGGGTGACTTGCAATCAGATCCATCTCCAGTGGGATGAGTGATGCTGATTAATTACTAATTCCACTAgtatttagtt of the Scleropages formosus chromosome 7, fSclFor1.1, whole genome shotgun sequence genome contains:
- the pla2g15 gene encoding lysosomal phospholipase A and acyltransferase, coding for MRCPCRLMPAPVLLLLLAALSTDGRAVSRLGGGGPGRDPPPARPPVVLIPGDLGNQLEAKLDKPTVVHYICYKKTDDYFTLWLNLELLVPVAIDCWIDNMRLIYNWTTRSTEAPPGVDVRVPGFGQTYPLEYLDPSKRPVGIYFFSIVQSLVDWGYTRNADIRGAPYDWRKAPNENKAYFVALRKMIEEMAETYGGPVVLIAHSMGNMYTLYFLNQQPQEWKDRYIKAFVSLGAPWGGVAKTLRVVASGDNNRIPVISPLKIRYQQRTAVSTSWLFPYNNTWRDDEVLVFAPTANYTLRDYKRFFTDVGFEDGWAMRQDTEPLVSALEPPGVAVHCLYGSGVPTPEAFNYSTFPDGEPVVINGDGDGTVNLRSTMQCRRWAGRQQQPVRMVELPGNEHVAMLLNTSTVAYIKSVLFSP